From the genome of Pelodiscus sinensis isolate JC-2024 chromosome 12, ASM4963464v1, whole genome shotgun sequence, one region includes:
- the CDH5 gene encoding cadherin-5 isoform X2, whose product MKKFIILFFLILAPASAYKEDFKRKLNLSPNNNIHKRLKRDWIWNQMYILEENNVPLPHYVGKVTSSAGNKNAKYVLEGEYANTIFKVHENTGDVYAYEKLDREKKSEYKLTAFCIDRTTNKSLEKPSTFIIKVFDVNDNVPVFVQKSFNGSVPEMSPVGTSVTKVTAVDADDPTVAGHATVIYKVIQGEHYFRVDEFGVISTATADLDRETQSTYEIVVQAKDSPGFHGGDSSTATVTITLTDVNDNFPTFQQQSFHFKVPENVRVGSEVGRLEVEDIDEPQNRNTKYRFVREHYGDTFEIIPNAVTNEGIIKPKKPLDYENIKEYKFNVEATDPTINMRFFKPRGPKSIAAVTIEVLDVDEPPVFSKPSYVYTIKENLSPKNPLGTVLAIDPDAAKRKIRYTLRRSSPSGDYVKVSNNGNIFISKPLDRETSAWHNLTVAAQEIIADNKLSDVESHTQVYIQVLDQNDNPPELAYPYEPKVCENAAPGKVIITISATDKDEMLPGVHFNYSLATEDSNFTLVDNHDNTVNVTVKYGQFNRELVKIHYLPIIISDNGTPELNSTNILSISVCKCDSNGEFTFCEEAAKQVGVSIQALVAIFICIFTILVITLLIILRKRHKKDLNVLRKNVAEIHEQLVTYDEEGGGEMDTTSYDVSVLNSVRRNGMKLEAGPRLYAQVRKPTGNGISGTGEMAIMIEVKKDEADNDGDLLPYDTLHIYGYEGAESIAESLSSLESGSSDSDIDYDFLNDWGPRFKMLAELYGLEPNEDFVY is encoded by the exons GTCACGTCAAGTGCAGGGAATAAGAATGCTAAGTATGTTCTTGAGGGGGAATATGCCAACACCATCTTTAAAGTCCATGAAAACACTGGAGACGTGTATGCGTATGAGAAGCTGGACCGAGAAAAGAAATCAGAATATAAGCTGACAGCGTTTTGTATTGACAGAACAACCAACAAATCACTGGAAAAGCCATCCACTTTTATCATCAAAGTTTTTGATGTTAACGACAATGTTCCTGTGTTTGTACAAAAATCATTCAATGGTTCTGTCCCAGAAATGTCACCAGTAG GAACTTCAGTCACGAAAGTGACTGCAGTGGATGCTGATGATCCTACAGTTGCAGGTCATGCCACTGTCATCTACAAAGTCATTCAAGGAGAGCATTATTTCCGAGTGGATGAATTTG gagTGATTTCTACAGCCACAGCTGATTTAGACAGAGAGACTCAGTCTACCTATGAAATTGTTGTTCAAGCAAAAGATTCTCCAGGGTTTCACGGAGGAGATTCAAGCACTGCGACAGTCACCATTACTTTGACCGATGTCAATGACAACTTCCCAACATTTCAACAAC aatcGTTCCACTTTAAAGTCCCTGAAAATGTTCGAGTAGGAAGTGAAGTCGGCAGATTGGAAGTAGAAGACATTGATGAGCCACAAAACAGGAACACAAAGTACCGTTTTGTCAGAGAACATTATGGAGACACCTTTGAAATTATACCAAATGCAGTCACTAATGAAGGAATAATTAAGCCAAAGAAG CCATTGGACTATGAAAACATAAAAGAGTACAAGTTTAACGTTGAAGCAACTGATCCAACGATAAATATGCGTTTCTTCAAGCCTCGTGGGCCAAAGAGCATTGCAGCAGTTACCATTGAAGTTCTTGATGTTGATGAGCCCCCCGTCTTTTCTAAGCCATCATATGTTTATACGATAAAAGAAAACCTCTCCCCAAAAAACCCACTTGGCACTGTTTTGGCAATAGATCCCGATGCAGCAAAACGGAAAATTAG ATATACCCTCCGAAGATCCAGCCCTAGTGGGGACTATGTCAAAGTATCCAATAATGGAAATATCTTCATCTCAAAGCCCCTGGACAGAGAAACCAGCGCCTGGCATAATTTAACTGTGGCAGCCCAAGAAATCATTGCAGACA ATAAACTGTCTGATGTAGAATCACATACACAGGTTTATATCCAAGTTCTCGATCAAAATGATAACCCTCCAGAACTTGCTTATCCTTATGAGCCCAAAGTGTGTGAAAATGCTGCACCAGGAAAG GTAATAATCACGATTTCAGCTACTGACAAGGACGAAATGTTACCTGGTGTTCACTTCAACTATTCCCTGGCCACAGAAGACAGCAACTTCACATTGGTGGATAATCACG ATAACACAGTTAATGTCACTGTCAAATATGGACAGTTTAATCGTGAGCTGGTGAAAATCCATTACTTGCCTATCATCATCTCGGACAATGGTACGCCTGAACTGAACAGCACAAACATACTTTCCATCAGTGTCTGCAAGTGTGATAGCAATGGAGAATTCACTTTTTGCGAAGAGGCAGCTAAGCAAGTTGGAGTTAGCATTCAGGCGCTGGTGGCAATTTTTATCTGTATCTTCACAATCCTTG TAATCACATTGCTCATCATTCTGAGAAAGAGGCACAAAAAAGATCTGAATGTGCTCCGGAAGAACGTGGCAGAGATTCATGAGCAGCTTGTCACCTATGATGAAGAAGGGGGTGGTGAAATGGATACCACCAGCTACGATGTGTCTGTGCTCAACTCTGTCCGTAGGAATGGCATGAAACTAGAGGCTGGGCCCCGCCTGTATGCGCAGGTCCGGAAGCCGACAGGAAATGGAATTTCAGGCACTGGAGAAATGGCAATTATGATTGAGGTGAAGAAGGATGAAGCTGACAATGATGGGGATTTGCTGCCATATGACACCCTTCACATTTATGGCTATGAAGGTGCTGAGTCCATTGCAGAATCTCTTAGCTCTTTGGAGTCGGGATCCTCAGATTCAGATATCGATTATGACTTTCTAAATGACTGGGGTCCCAGATTTAAAATGTTAGCTGAACTGTATGGATTGGAGCCAAATGAAGACTTTGTGTATTAA
- the CDH5 gene encoding cadherin-5 isoform X1: MKKFIILFFLILAPASAYKEDFKRKLNLSPNNNIHKRLKRDWIWNQMYILEENNVPLPHYVGKVTSSAGNKNAKYVLEGEYANTIFKVHENTGDVYAYEKLDREKKSEYKLTAFCIDRTTNKSLEKPSTFIIKVFDVNDNVPVFVQKSFNGSVPEMSPVGTSVTKVTAVDADDPTVAGHATVIYKVIQGEHYFRVDEFGVISTATADLDRETQSTYEIVVQAKDSPGFHGGDSSTATVTITLTDVNDNFPTFQQQSFHFKVPENVRVGSEVGRLEVEDIDEPQNRNTKYRFVREHYGDTFEIIPNAVTNEGIIKPKKPLDYENIKEYKFNVEATDPTINMRFFKPRGPKSIAAVTIEVLDVDEPPVFSKPSYVYTIKENLSPKNPLGTVLAIDPDAAKRKIRYTLRRSSPSGDYVKVSNNGNIFISKPLDRETSAWHNLTVAAQEIIADNKLSDVESHTQVYIQVLDQNDNPPELAYPYEPKVCENAAPGKVIITISATDKDEMLPGVHFNYSLATEDSNFTLVDNHDNTVNVTVKYGQFNRELVKIHYLPIIISDNGTPELNSTNILSISVCKCDSNGEFTFCEEAAKQVGVSIQALVAIFICIFTILAVITLLIILRKRHKKDLNVLRKNVAEIHEQLVTYDEEGGGEMDTTSYDVSVLNSVRRNGMKLEAGPRLYAQVRKPTGNGISGTGEMAIMIEVKKDEADNDGDLLPYDTLHIYGYEGAESIAESLSSLESGSSDSDIDYDFLNDWGPRFKMLAELYGLEPNEDFVY, from the exons GTCACGTCAAGTGCAGGGAATAAGAATGCTAAGTATGTTCTTGAGGGGGAATATGCCAACACCATCTTTAAAGTCCATGAAAACACTGGAGACGTGTATGCGTATGAGAAGCTGGACCGAGAAAAGAAATCAGAATATAAGCTGACAGCGTTTTGTATTGACAGAACAACCAACAAATCACTGGAAAAGCCATCCACTTTTATCATCAAAGTTTTTGATGTTAACGACAATGTTCCTGTGTTTGTACAAAAATCATTCAATGGTTCTGTCCCAGAAATGTCACCAGTAG GAACTTCAGTCACGAAAGTGACTGCAGTGGATGCTGATGATCCTACAGTTGCAGGTCATGCCACTGTCATCTACAAAGTCATTCAAGGAGAGCATTATTTCCGAGTGGATGAATTTG gagTGATTTCTACAGCCACAGCTGATTTAGACAGAGAGACTCAGTCTACCTATGAAATTGTTGTTCAAGCAAAAGATTCTCCAGGGTTTCACGGAGGAGATTCAAGCACTGCGACAGTCACCATTACTTTGACCGATGTCAATGACAACTTCCCAACATTTCAACAAC aatcGTTCCACTTTAAAGTCCCTGAAAATGTTCGAGTAGGAAGTGAAGTCGGCAGATTGGAAGTAGAAGACATTGATGAGCCACAAAACAGGAACACAAAGTACCGTTTTGTCAGAGAACATTATGGAGACACCTTTGAAATTATACCAAATGCAGTCACTAATGAAGGAATAATTAAGCCAAAGAAG CCATTGGACTATGAAAACATAAAAGAGTACAAGTTTAACGTTGAAGCAACTGATCCAACGATAAATATGCGTTTCTTCAAGCCTCGTGGGCCAAAGAGCATTGCAGCAGTTACCATTGAAGTTCTTGATGTTGATGAGCCCCCCGTCTTTTCTAAGCCATCATATGTTTATACGATAAAAGAAAACCTCTCCCCAAAAAACCCACTTGGCACTGTTTTGGCAATAGATCCCGATGCAGCAAAACGGAAAATTAG ATATACCCTCCGAAGATCCAGCCCTAGTGGGGACTATGTCAAAGTATCCAATAATGGAAATATCTTCATCTCAAAGCCCCTGGACAGAGAAACCAGCGCCTGGCATAATTTAACTGTGGCAGCCCAAGAAATCATTGCAGACA ATAAACTGTCTGATGTAGAATCACATACACAGGTTTATATCCAAGTTCTCGATCAAAATGATAACCCTCCAGAACTTGCTTATCCTTATGAGCCCAAAGTGTGTGAAAATGCTGCACCAGGAAAG GTAATAATCACGATTTCAGCTACTGACAAGGACGAAATGTTACCTGGTGTTCACTTCAACTATTCCCTGGCCACAGAAGACAGCAACTTCACATTGGTGGATAATCACG ATAACACAGTTAATGTCACTGTCAAATATGGACAGTTTAATCGTGAGCTGGTGAAAATCCATTACTTGCCTATCATCATCTCGGACAATGGTACGCCTGAACTGAACAGCACAAACATACTTTCCATCAGTGTCTGCAAGTGTGATAGCAATGGAGAATTCACTTTTTGCGAAGAGGCAGCTAAGCAAGTTGGAGTTAGCATTCAGGCGCTGGTGGCAATTTTTATCTGTATCTTCACAATCCTTG CAGTAATCACATTGCTCATCATTCTGAGAAAGAGGCACAAAAAAGATCTGAATGTGCTCCGGAAGAACGTGGCAGAGATTCATGAGCAGCTTGTCACCTATGATGAAGAAGGGGGTGGTGAAATGGATACCACCAGCTACGATGTGTCTGTGCTCAACTCTGTCCGTAGGAATGGCATGAAACTAGAGGCTGGGCCCCGCCTGTATGCGCAGGTCCGGAAGCCGACAGGAAATGGAATTTCAGGCACTGGAGAAATGGCAATTATGATTGAGGTGAAGAAGGATGAAGCTGACAATGATGGGGATTTGCTGCCATATGACACCCTTCACATTTATGGCTATGAAGGTGCTGAGTCCATTGCAGAATCTCTTAGCTCTTTGGAGTCGGGATCCTCAGATTCAGATATCGATTATGACTTTCTAAATGACTGGGGTCCCAGATTTAAAATGTTAGCTGAACTGTATGGATTGGAGCCAAATGAAGACTTTGTGTATTAA